From the Ipomoea triloba cultivar NCNSP0323 chromosome 8, ASM357664v1 genome, the window GTACTTAAAGAGTAAGGGAAGAGGTTGATATATAGGTGCTAGACACTTGTGATAATTAAGTTCATATATatccatatataaatattatatattcatggAAATTTCTAGAACATTAAAAGGCATTTTCATGccacaattaaaaattaaatggcATTCTACTTGAATGTAAAGCCGGAGCCAAAGTGTGAGTCAACACATTCACTGATCTACTAGTGTATCTAAAGATATTTTGATACTTAATCCttacaaattgaaaatattttatgtctaATATGGGTAATTAGGAGTATTACATCAGATTAGGCTTTTTGTAAAAGCtgtctattgatttttttagtttgagttgtcaattatggacaacttaaattgctaaaagttatagctagtagtgaagatttatttccttatagatcATCATCACATTTTTGAGAAGCAGGTACTGGACTTGACCTTTCACCGACTTCTGCCCAACAATTTTTCTAGTCGCCAATTAATAGATTTGACACTTTATCAGCCTCCACATCAACATTATGCAGGTAAATTGTAAAGTGAAATGGTATGCTTTTTCAAAGTGGGTGTCATAGCATGCTTGATGTACGTCTTGTAACCATTTCCTAAATCCTATGATCTTGGACATATATCATTGTAATTAAGACCATTTAGATTAGATGTAATGAAATATAATTCATCAACATAGAATCATTGCATGCATATGAGAACAAATCCCTTCAATTAGGTCCACAGTTAATCCCCGCTAACTCCGAGAGACACCGGAGTTGGCTCGGGTGGAATCCAACTCAAATTCTctcaaaaatatttcttttccaTAAAGAAAGTTCACTTGCCACTTTAACTACCATATTGatcaaattttatattcttattattatctGGATCTTTTGTCTATTAAGATCGATCACAAGACAGACTTTCCTATAAATCAAAgaatatacacatacaaattGCCATGGACTGTTTCTGGTCTTTCCTTAAAGTCAAGCATTATTGTCTGTGAAAGGGTTTTTAGTCATTAATAGCCGAAACAACCAACCAAACATTTTAATGTCTTCATGCTTGCTGCTAGCTTCCAAGTACTTTCCCTATATTACTTCTTCTCACCAAACAACTCGTGAAGACACAGCCTTTAGATCACGGGATTCACAATGGTAAATACACACTTTACTACCCCATAGAATAATGGTGTCGTCTGACTTAATTCATCAGACATTCAGACCTGCTCTGCATAAGTATTCATTGACTTTCAAATAAGTATTCATTGACTTTTAATTATGTTTGCGTTTGATTCAAATATTAGAATCCGATTAGTAATgagaattaaatatttgataatggTAATGTGTTTAAGTAAAATGAGTCACTTTATTTGATAATCATCAATAAGAAttgtaatcaaaataaataattaattaattaaaatatataatgcatatatatacacacacttgtgtgtgtatatatataaagtatataaaGTATCGATTAATATTAATGTTAATTGTATTTGTACAACTATGTAGTTCATACATGATTATACAAAGTATCAGTAAAAAGtattattgataatatatgATACAATTATGTATGGTATATATGATGATATCAAGTAAAATCGGCATTGTAAAGCTTCGCGATAATATACGATAcattgggggtgtttggttattggcttataagtcaaattttagcttatttgaccaagtttagttgtttgaccaaccaataaactattttgaaatgtttggtaaatggcttattggccttggcttattgggccaataagctgaaaattgaccCTAATGagtgtagctttttgtattaaCTTGTTGGgaacaatgggtatattgactattttatcctttgaaatcaatgtgatttacttttaaatgggtggtgtgtttgttattttataataataataataataataataataataataataataataaacgagTGATgggtttgttatttttaataataataataataatagaaaataaatacgtaataaatattgttttagAATCctcatataatttaataatagttaaataaacaaaaataattaacttatgcccttaaaaaaaagtatagataatatccaaattttataattatttattaataagagtttatcttcgtgttatatttaaaggttgaaataatacaatatactcatacccttaaatgtcattttacattcaatcagctactagtaaacaactaatttaccaaacagttttttataaccagctaatacaaccagctggtcaaaccagttaacgcaaccagccatcaactactagctaaaccaaccagctatcagctacaagctatcagccgtttgccaaacacccccattgGCTTAACTAAACTTGTCACCAACATAACTTTTTCACTTGATGTCTCAGTTTTATGACGgaccaaatattattatttatcttatTAACAGGTCAACTAGTATTGGTATATggttcaataataataataataataataataataataataaataaataaataaataaaacagtgAGAAGAAAAATCTAATTGAGCATATGGTATGTGCATTGACATGAATCATGACACAGACATGGACAGAGACTAGGTTGTGAAAAACACCTCAGAAATTCCTCAACCATAAGGAACCTACAAAAATTATGGTACGGAAAGATTTTTTTCAAGATCCCATGCTGCCCACAAATTGAAATGtcatgtttatttatatatataaatataaataaataaataaataaatatatatatatatatatatatatatatatatatatatatatatatatatatgagatcaAATGTGATTGCGATCTAGCCAAGAGTTGAATATAAAaactattgaaaaaaataaaaaataaaaaagaattggtTTAGCcagtaaataacaaataaatcgAGTAAAATATGGCAAAAGATGAACTAGTAGGAATAATTTGATTctctttagaaaaaaaaaaggttttgactttgagttttatcaattaaattaaacaatatgTGTTAGTTTGAagaattcctttttttttttttttatggcgAAGAAAATTCGTAGTTACTATCCGAAAATGAGTGTGCCCGGTAAATAAAATTCGCTCTTTATGTAATAGTCCACAAACCACACAAGAGATGTAAATTCTACTAGAAAGACAATACAATAGGCTCAATCGAGAGAgtgttgacaaaaataaaaccCGTAACattctaaatttttaatataaaaatcataCATTGTCCGCTCATCAACTCCTTTTTGGGCCTGTTTGATGAATTCTCATCTAACagaatttggaaaagaaaaagaaaagaagaagaaaaaaaaaaatctctatttcAAATTAGTAAAAACCAAGTCAGATGTTTTTTGTATAACTCTGAGGACATTTTGGTTATTAAATTCAGGCACTGCAATAGCTTATTATCTGTTCATCAACCTCCCAATAAAGGTGTGGCAGGGATAAGAATAAAgcacaaattttaataattcCCAGCCAATCCAGACTGACATTCTCCACCTCCCAAATTCACTACTTTATGAGGTTTGTgggaattttcttttttaaaaaaaaaaataaaaaattacagtgTACATTGCGTAAACTTCACTCCTATAATTGAAGGAGTACTCGGGAAATCATTACTTACAAAAATTGAACCCAGATTCTCACCAAATTCTTTTTTCTCACAAAAagagctcatttgccacttgacTATTTGGGTTACAGTAAATAGAAAAAGTATATTTAGCCGatactaccttgtaatatagtcgataatactcaaaaaaaataaataaaagtcttCGTCAACGCCCGTGCAAATAAGTGCAATACAAGCGTGCGTATTGGGCCATAAAATGCTGTGCCTTGGAAGTGGGCTTTCTGTGGCCCACATGGATTCCCCTACAAAGTATAGCTCAGGGCCCAATTGGTAGGAAGAAAGACTTCTTTGTTCTGAGGgaataaaatggaaaaagtaCAGTACTAATATAATCATTTCCATGACCTGCCCAAACAGAACCTAGTCCAACAAAGCCTTCAACCTTCATAATTGATTATCTTCGTGGATCCCAAAGTTTTGGCCCTAACTGGTCTCAcagcaatagttataccatagatCCAAGTCCATTTACAGACTAAATATCCACAATTTACATTCTAAATGTTTTGAATCGCAAGTAACTATTTGCAGTCAAGTAAGAAAAGTGTTGTTCCGCTCTTTTTTCAGTAAATTCACCGGGTCTTTCACCGTCCGTTTAATGGTCCGGATCCACCCACATTCACTCCGGGAGGCACGAAAGCTGGCCCAGGCCACTTGTGGAAATCAAATCTGAATTCTCCCAAAATTTTTCTCCGCAAAGAGAACCCGCTTACCACCgagctaccccattggattGTTGTCCCTCTCTTTGCGTCTCCCACGTTTTGCACTGTTTTCACCATAGACTTCGAATCTACAACTTTAACGAATACATAAATGTTTCTAGATGTCCATTTCCTCCGTAGGTTCATgctaagtttaatttttaaatggattGGTACACTTTCAATTGAATTActaaatactatttttaaacGTCGtatttcactatatatgatatTATTGTAAAAATCATAACCAGACAAATTATGATGACTCAACTAGGTGATAACCAAAATGTCAATGTTGATCATTGGTGAATTGACAATCATGTTGACAAATGGAGGTGGTTGGCATAATCAAATCTTCATTAATGGCTTTTACTTGAATTGCAAAGGAACGTCAACATTATAGTTTTCCCCAGACGCAATGGCAATTACACCTTAGCAGTCTATGCTTTGAAAGCAAACCCCCACCATACATCATGGAATTGGTATAAACTACCCCATTAAACCAAACGTCCAAACTGTCAAATATGCTTTTAAGTGTCAATGCCGTGACATTGTCGTAAAACCACCTCTACTTGTCATTTTAGAGGAAAAGATCACTCTAGAGATCCCAAGTTTGATTTCTTGTAATAATCACTTATTAGTTTTATTGATTTGAGTTGGTTAGTTATGGACAGTTTATAATAGTTTATCTCACTGTGGTTATTTATCGATTAGGGTCACAAGACTACTTAGTGCACATTCGGGAGTTTCCATCGCTATCCAAATAATGCACTCATGGTATATCTCACCTTCGCAAACCTCAACTAGGTTCTAGGCTTAGCAGATAACAACTATTTTTATGTACGGTAATCATGCTCAACTCACTCATTCATCATTTTAAGGATGTATTACTGCTGCCCACATAGACAGCTTAGTTGGTCACATGGGAGACTAGGGATTGAGTCTCACCACCAGCATTATAAGAGCAACCTCCAGCTCAGTTAGTCACAAGAGAGATCATGGATTGAGTCTCACCCGTAGAAGCTAGTATAGGAGCAACTTCCAGCGTAGTTGGTCACGAGAGATCAGGGACCGAGTCTCACCATCGACAATGTGGGAGTAACTTGTGTTCAGTTACCATAAGTTACGTCTTTTATGTTATAGTTCATAAATaccaacaacaaaaataaattgtattaaaaagacTATATACCACGGACCgagtttgttttttatttgtagTATAGTAGACGTTGCTAGTGAGGAATGAAGCCATGTGTCATGGCATCATTCCCACCACCACGACCCGCCATCCCTTATCATTGAAAGCCACCATTCCCCACTCCCCACTCCCCCTCTCCCATCTAAATCATTcattcatctctctctctctctctctcttctctttctctctgaATTTGTTTCTGACCAGAAAATTGATCGTTGAAGGCGAGCCTTTAGCCTCCGAAATCGCCTCTGCTGTTCCATGTAAGTTTTCCGTCATTCTCTCCGACCCTCTCATTTCCCGTTTCTCGTTCCTCTTTCACACATacacgcgcgcacacacacacactctctctctctccccttcTCCGTCTGCCCCGCCCGCATTGCTCCCACCGATATGCATTTGGTTAACCTAGGGTTTGATTTTCTCTTTCTGCGGTGTTAAGGTTTGATTCCGGCTGATTCCTCCGTTGATCTGTTTCATCGGGGCTGTGTACGATGACTGGTGCTTCCAACCAGTTGATTTCTGTTAGTCCTGATGAGCTCAAGTTCCAATGTAATTGATCactctctctttatatatatccCTTTCTGCTTGGATTACTAGTTTTCGTTTGGATAAAACAACGAACATTTTGTATGCAATTGGTGCTTGGTGTTGAACGTTGATGAAGAACGTTAATGGAATTTGGGGGATATATGGTGGTTAGCAAATGAAATATGATTGGTTATGTGAATTGGAATGTGTAATGttgtttggaaattggaatgaaCAGTGAGTCAGTGAGAGAATGCAAAGATCCtgtttgtttctttatttatttatttttttctttttataataaatatggAGCTTAATGTTGCATTAGGAACATAAAGCAGTTGTATGAATTGGCTTTTGTAATGGAGCTGAAAATGGAAAACAAGAaaatttggtgttttttttttttttttttttggaggtaCTTTTTGGCATTTTGTTGGTTGGGGGATGGAGATCATGGCCAATTTAACTTGAATTCAAGATTTACTTATACGTGTGGTATGATGGCGCTTCTTTTCAGTTGAGCTCGAGAAACAAAGCTACTGCGATCTTAAAGTTTCAAATACTACCGAGAATAATGTTGCTTTCAAGGTAATCTTTTAGCAAGAGACAATTGCATGAATAGTTATGATAACGACttaaaaattctatttttaacTGACTTCTTGGAGTCCCCGTTTTTCTTGTTATTGCAGGTAAAGACTACTTCTCCAAAGAAGTATTTTGTACGGCCAAACACAGGTGTTATACAGCCATGGGACTCATGTTTCATCAGAGGTGCTCCTCTTGAGCTTGCAATTCTTTTCAGACACGTATGCTCTTATAGACTAAATATATGACAATTTGCAAGATTGTCTGGTTAGAAGTGCCTTAACTGGAATAAGTTCTAGAATAAGACAAAACTAACACCAAACTCTCAAAATGTGGACAAAAGAAATCCTGTGGATACCATGCATTGTCTTACTTATGCAcctaaattttaattatcagACTCCACTATTTACTTGGCTTTTGGCTATCACGTGTGAATGTTATGTGCATGATTACTGTGACCCATGTCTAACTTATAACAATGACTTAGAAATGCTAACGCGGATTTAATGGTGCCTGTAGTTACCCTTCAAGCTCAACGAGAGTTTCCTAGCGATATGCAATGCAAGGACAAATTTCTTCTACAGAGCACCATTGTCGCTAGTTATTCTGATGACCTTCCAGCAGATACGGTAAGAATCTTGTATTGGAAGATCACATTCACACCCATAGTTAGTATGCTACCATAGAAGTTTAAGAAAATGAAACATCTCTCTCTGAAAATGATGACTGCTTCTGCATACAGTTTAGTAAGGACAATGGGAGAACAGTAGAGGAGTGCAAGCTTAAGGTTGTGTATGTTACTCCTCATTCTACTACAGGAAATTCAGAAGACGGATCCAAACAAGGCTCTGATGCAAATTCTGTAAGCTCTACTGCAATTcactttcttttacctttttttttgggtcaattTTATTGCAACTGGGCCATAGTTATTTTCTTTGCAAGGTCAATTTAGTTTCCATTTAGTTGTGAAACTTCTAGTTGTTCTATAAACAATTTTGTTCTATTCAAATGTTATGCTTTGCCTGTTTTGATATTGGCAATCGGTGCTACCTTTTCTCTCTGAAAGCATTGCTTTCAATTATTGGCCGCTCATGTTCCAAGTGTTTCTCTATTGGACAGCAAACTGCCTTAGGTGATTGAAAACACTGTTTGTGGTTGTCTCTAGCGTTTGCATGTCATTCTGGGATTTCCTAAGAGATAGTTGCATACAGAAACGAGTAGTGCAGATGGCTGAGAAGTTTTAGAGACTTTTGGCTTCTAGGTAGTTAAGGGCTGTGTATAAGTGAGTTTAATGTTCTGTATTACGGATTTGCAATTTGAAATTTCCCATTCCATTATTCCTCCCCAAGGTGACACTAGTCTTGATCTCTTTTCTGTTACTGCATATTTAGTGTTAGTCCATGTTGCAACTTTGAAGTCGCTTCTCGCAAGATCTAATCATGagaattgcttttttttttggtttttggt encodes:
- the LOC116026788 gene encoding vesicle-associated protein 2-1 isoform X1, with product MTGASNQLISVSPDELKFQFELEKQSYCDLKVSNTTENNVAFKVKTTSPKKYFVRPNTGVIQPWDSCFIRVTLQAQREFPSDMQCKDKFLLQSTIVASYSDDLPADTFSKDNGRTVEECKLKVVYVTPHSTTGNSEDGSKQGSDANSNQMVQRTREERDAAVRQTQQLQQELDMLKRRRNRKNDLGFSLKFALLVGVIGFMVGILFKLLSSPTTAE
- the LOC116026788 gene encoding vesicle-associated protein 2-1 isoform X2 — protein: MTGASNQLISVSPDELKFQFELEKQSYCDLKVSNTTENNVAFKVKTTSPKKYFVRPNTGVIQPWDSCFIRVTLQAQREFPSDMQCKDKFLLQSTIVASYSDDLPADTFSKDNGRTVEECKLKVVYVTPHSTTGNSEDGSKQGSDANSMVQRTREERDAAVRQTQQLQQELDMLKRRRNRKNDLGFSLKFALLVGVIGFMVGILFKLLSSPTTAE